One Streptomyces sp. ML-6 genomic region harbors:
- the rfbB gene encoding dTDP-glucose 4,6-dehydratase yields MTTNILVTGGAGFIGSHYVRTVLGPQGPGDVAVTVLDKLTYAGNPANLDEVRDHPGFRFVQGDICDPELVAKLMAEHDQVVHFAAESHVDRSIDGGAEFVRTNVVGTHTLIHAAHLAGIKTFVHISTDEVYGSIDEGSWPETHPLAPNSPYSAAKASSDLIALSYHRTHGLDVRVTRCSNNYGHHHFPEKVIPLFVTNLLDGGTVPLYGDGANVRDWLHIDDHVQGIELVRTKGRAGEVYNIGGGTELSNKELTQLLLDACGADWDTSVTYVEDRKGHDRRYSVDCTKIREELGYEPRKDFRTGLAETVQWYRDNRAWWEPLKERAAL; encoded by the coding sequence ATGACCACCAACATCCTGGTGACCGGCGGCGCCGGCTTCATCGGCTCGCACTACGTCCGTACGGTGCTCGGCCCCCAGGGCCCCGGCGACGTCGCCGTCACCGTGCTCGACAAGCTCACCTACGCGGGCAACCCGGCCAACCTCGACGAGGTGCGCGACCACCCCGGCTTCAGGTTCGTCCAGGGCGACATCTGCGACCCGGAGCTGGTCGCCAAGCTGATGGCCGAGCACGACCAGGTGGTGCACTTCGCCGCCGAGTCCCACGTGGACCGTTCCATCGACGGCGGCGCCGAGTTCGTCCGCACCAACGTCGTGGGCACCCACACCCTGATCCACGCCGCGCACCTGGCCGGCATCAAGACCTTCGTGCACATCTCCACCGACGAGGTCTACGGCTCGATCGACGAGGGTTCCTGGCCCGAGACCCACCCGCTCGCGCCCAACTCGCCGTACTCCGCGGCCAAGGCGTCCAGCGACCTGATCGCGCTCTCGTACCACCGCACCCACGGCCTCGACGTGCGGGTGACCCGCTGCTCCAACAACTACGGGCACCACCACTTCCCCGAGAAGGTCATTCCGCTCTTCGTCACCAACCTGCTGGACGGCGGGACCGTCCCGCTCTACGGCGACGGCGCCAACGTCCGCGACTGGCTGCACATCGACGACCACGTCCAGGGCATCGAGCTGGTCCGCACCAAGGGCCGGGCCGGCGAGGTCTACAACATCGGCGGCGGCACCGAGCTCTCCAACAAGGAGCTCACCCAGCTGCTGCTGGACGCCTGCGGTGCCGACTGGGACACCAGCGTCACCTACGTCGAGGACCGCAAGGGCCACGACCGCCGCTACTCGGTCGACTGCACCAAGATCCGTGAGGAGCTCGGCTACGAGCCCCGCAAGGACTTCCGCACCGGCCTCGCCGAGACCGTGCAGTGGTACCGCGACAACCGCGCCTGGTGGGAGCCGCTGAAGGAGAGGGCCGCCCTGTGA
- a CDS encoding glucose-1-phosphate thymidylyltransferase: MKALVLSGGAGTRLRPITHTSAKQLVPVANKPVLFYGLEAIAEAGITEVGIIVGDTAPEIREAVGDGSALGIEVTYIPQEEPLGLAHAVLIARDFLGDDDFVMYLGDNFIVGGITGLVDEFRSDRPDAQILLTQVPNPTSFGVAELDAAGRVVALEEKPKEPKSDLALVGVYLFTPAIHEAVRSIEPSWRGELEITHAIQWLIDQKRDVRSTTIRGYWKDTGNVTDMLEVNRTVLEAVEPFQEGAEVDADSEIIGRVRIEPGAKVSGSRIVGPAIIGARSVISGAYVGPFTSVSEDVRIEDSEIEYSIVLRGASIAGVRRVEASLIGRDVEVTPAPRSPSAHRLVLGDHSKVQISS, encoded by the coding sequence GTGAAGGCTCTCGTACTATCCGGAGGGGCCGGCACCCGCCTGCGTCCCATCACACACACCTCGGCCAAGCAGCTGGTGCCCGTGGCGAACAAGCCCGTGCTGTTCTACGGGCTGGAAGCCATCGCGGAAGCGGGCATCACCGAGGTCGGCATCATCGTGGGCGACACCGCGCCCGAGATCCGCGAGGCGGTCGGTGACGGTTCCGCGCTCGGCATCGAGGTCACGTATATCCCGCAGGAGGAGCCGCTCGGCCTCGCCCACGCGGTGCTGATCGCCCGGGACTTCCTGGGCGACGACGACTTCGTCATGTACCTCGGCGACAACTTCATCGTCGGCGGGATCACCGGGCTGGTGGACGAGTTCCGCTCGGACCGGCCCGACGCGCAGATCCTGCTGACCCAGGTGCCCAACCCGACCTCCTTCGGCGTCGCGGAACTCGACGCCGCGGGCCGGGTGGTGGCCCTGGAGGAGAAGCCGAAGGAGCCCAAGAGCGATCTGGCGCTCGTCGGCGTCTACCTTTTCACCCCCGCCATCCACGAGGCCGTCCGCTCGATCGAGCCGTCCTGGCGCGGCGAGCTGGAGATCACGCACGCCATCCAGTGGCTGATCGACCAGAAGCGCGACGTGCGGTCCACCACGATCCGCGGCTACTGGAAGGACACCGGCAACGTCACCGACATGCTGGAGGTCAACCGGACCGTCCTGGAGGCCGTCGAGCCGTTCCAGGAGGGCGCCGAGGTCGACGCGGACAGCGAGATCATCGGCCGGGTCCGGATCGAGCCGGGCGCCAAGGTCAGCGGCAGCCGCATCGTCGGGCCCGCGATCATCGGCGCCCGTTCGGTGATCAGCGGCGCGTACGTGGGCCCGTTCACCTCGGTCTCGGAGGACGTCCGCATCGAGGACAGCGAGATCGAGTACTCCATCGTCCTGCGGGGCGCCTCCATCGCGGGTGTCCGTCGCGTCGAGGCGTCGCTCATCGGCCGCGACGTCGAGGTGACCCCCGCCCCCCGTTCCCCGTCCGCCCACCGACTCGTGCTCGGCGACCACAGCAAGGTGCAGATCTCCTCATGA
- a CDS encoding glycosyltransferase family 2 protein, translating into MNETQIPDVTVVVGAYEAMPYLIRCLESVEAQTIGADRIEIVAVDDGSTDGTGEYLEEFAARSKVPTRVVRQKNSGGPSGPRNVGIGMARGRYVFFLDADDYFGEEALERMVAMADRAGTDVVLGKVVGVNRGAPQSMWRATKERVDVYNSKVIYTLSAQKLFRRELLERLSLRFDENLRTGEDALFTMEAYLRGSGVSVISNYVCYYLVGREDGKHVTKSGNYEWRFDAMRAMMALIHRLEPAGPKRDFLMVRPFTVGMLQQFGPVVLRESEEVRRHKMELAAPLMATYWDDGVARLIKVSERLRLACVALGRTDLLVEMVRYLRAKTIPEVVASRDGRTLYLAYPYFRDKSAGLADSNYEVTVPDWHDGKRIEQPKAAARRASLSRRVVRRMRRDMRRWKERLHAG; encoded by the coding sequence GTGAACGAGACGCAAATTCCTGACGTGACCGTCGTTGTCGGTGCATATGAGGCAATGCCCTACCTCATTCGCTGTCTCGAATCGGTGGAGGCACAGACCATCGGCGCCGACCGGATCGAAATCGTCGCGGTCGACGACGGCTCCACCGACGGCACAGGGGAGTACCTGGAGGAGTTCGCGGCCAGATCGAAGGTCCCGACCAGAGTGGTCAGGCAGAAGAATTCCGGTGGACCCAGCGGTCCGCGGAATGTGGGAATCGGTATGGCCCGGGGTCGTTACGTCTTCTTCCTGGACGCGGACGACTACTTCGGCGAAGAGGCCCTGGAGCGGATGGTGGCCATGGCGGACCGGGCCGGCACCGATGTGGTGCTCGGCAAGGTGGTCGGCGTGAACAGGGGGGCGCCCCAGTCCATGTGGCGGGCCACGAAGGAACGCGTCGACGTCTACAACTCCAAGGTCATTTACACCCTGAGCGCGCAGAAGCTCTTCCGGCGCGAACTCCTGGAACGTCTCTCCCTGCGGTTCGACGAGAATCTCAGGACCGGTGAGGACGCCCTCTTCACGATGGAGGCGTATCTGCGCGGATCCGGCGTCTCGGTGATCTCCAATTACGTCTGCTATTACCTGGTGGGCCGTGAGGACGGGAAGCATGTCACCAAGAGCGGCAACTACGAATGGCGTTTCGATGCGATGCGCGCCATGATGGCGCTCATCCACCGTCTCGAACCCGCGGGGCCGAAGCGGGATTTCCTGATGGTCCGGCCCTTCACGGTCGGAATGCTCCAGCAGTTCGGCCCCGTCGTGCTGCGGGAATCCGAGGAAGTTCGTCGGCACAAGATGGAACTCGCGGCTCCGCTGATGGCCACGTACTGGGACGACGGCGTGGCCCGGCTGATCAAGGTGTCGGAGCGGCTGCGTCTGGCCTGTGTGGCACTGGGCCGGACGGATCTGCTCGTCGAGATGGTGCGCTACCTCCGGGCGAAGACGATCCCGGAGGTGGTCGCCTCCCGCGACGGCCGGACGCTCTACCTCGCGTACCCGTACTTCCGCGACAAGTCGGCCGGTCTGGCCGATTCCAACTACGAGGTCACGGTGCCGGACTGGCACGACGGCAAGCGCATCGAGCAGCCGAAGGCCGCCGCCCGCCGGGCCTCGCTGTCCCGCCGGGTGGTCCGCAGAATGCGCCGCGACATGCGGCGCTGGAAGGAGCGGCTGCACGCGGGATGA
- a CDS encoding bifunctional cytidylyltransferase/SDR family oxidoreductase → MSAQHIAKARTTAVVLAGGTGQRVGLSIPKQLLKIAGKAVIEHTLSIFQQADSIDDVIVLMAPGYVSDVEKIVEKAGLTKVTKVIEGGATRNETTERAIAALGEGLAEGEDRNVLFHDAVRPLLSQRVIKDCVDALDRYEAVDVAIPSADTIIVTRTHGGDGEFITDVPDRSRLRRGQTPQAFKLSTIRRAYEIAAGDPNFQATDDCSVVLKYLPDVPIYVVAGDEYNMKVTQPVDVFIADKLFQLASTAVPQPTDDAAYRELLTGKTLVVFGGSYGIGADIASLAESYGATVYALGRSTTGTHVENPEHIDDALSKAYADTGRVDYVINTAGVLRIGKLAETDNTTIQEALNVNYLAPVQIARASYKYLAETKGQLLLYTSSSYTRGRAEYSLYSSTKAAMVNLTQALADEWAADGVRVNCVNPERTATPMRTKAFGEEPAGTLLSSEAVARTSLDVLLSEMTGHVIDVRQQDPTRGASEASGFEQALAAVLDRQADV, encoded by the coding sequence GTGTCTGCTCAGCACATAGCCAAAGCCCGAACCACAGCAGTCGTGCTCGCCGGTGGTACCGGTCAGCGCGTGGGTCTGTCCATCCCCAAGCAGCTGCTGAAGATCGCAGGCAAGGCCGTCATCGAGCACACGCTGTCGATCTTCCAGCAGGCCGACTCCATCGACGACGTCATCGTGCTGATGGCGCCGGGCTACGTGTCCGACGTGGAGAAGATCGTCGAGAAGGCCGGACTGACCAAGGTCACCAAGGTGATCGAGGGCGGCGCCACGCGCAACGAGACCACCGAGCGCGCCATCGCGGCCCTCGGCGAGGGCCTGGCCGAGGGCGAGGACCGCAACGTCCTCTTCCACGACGCCGTGCGCCCGCTGCTCTCGCAGCGCGTCATCAAGGACTGCGTCGACGCCCTCGACCGCTACGAGGCGGTCGACGTCGCCATCCCGTCCGCGGACACGATCATCGTGACCCGCACCCACGGCGGCGACGGCGAGTTCATCACCGACGTGCCCGACCGCTCCCGGCTGCGCCGCGGCCAGACGCCGCAGGCCTTCAAGCTCTCCACGATCCGCCGGGCCTACGAGATCGCCGCCGGCGACCCGAACTTCCAGGCCACCGACGACTGCTCGGTCGTGCTGAAGTACCTGCCCGACGTGCCGATCTACGTCGTGGCGGGCGACGAGTACAACATGAAGGTCACCCAGCCGGTCGACGTCTTCATCGCGGACAAGCTGTTCCAGCTGGCCTCCACTGCCGTTCCGCAGCCGACCGACGACGCCGCCTACCGTGAGCTGCTCACCGGCAAGACCCTTGTCGTCTTCGGCGGTTCGTACGGCATCGGTGCGGACATCGCGTCGCTCGCCGAGTCCTACGGCGCCACCGTCTACGCCCTGGGCCGTTCCACCACGGGTACGCACGTGGAGAACCCGGAGCACATCGACGACGCGCTCTCCAAGGCGTACGCCGACACCGGCCGCGTCGACTACGTGATCAACACCGCGGGCGTGCTCCGCATCGGCAAGCTCGCCGAGACGGACAACACGACCATCCAGGAAGCGCTCAACGTCAACTACCTGGCACCCGTTCAGATCGCCCGGGCCTCGTACAAGTACCTCGCCGAGACCAAGGGCCAGCTGCTGCTCTACACCTCCAGCAGCTACACCCGGGGCCGCGCGGAGTACAGCCTCTACTCGTCGACCAAGGCCGCCATGGTCAACCTCACCCAGGCGCTCGCGGACGAGTGGGCGGCCGACGGGGTGCGGGTGAACTGCGTGAACCCCGAGCGCACCGCCACCCCGATGCGCACCAAGGCCTTCGGCGAGGAGCCCGCGGGCACGCTGCTCTCCTCCGAGGCGGTCGCCAGGACCTCGCTCGACGTGCTGCTCTCCGAGATGACCGGTCACGTCATCGACGTGCGCCAGCAGGACCCGACCCGGGGTGCCTCCGAGGCGTCCGGTTTCGAGCAGGCCCTTGCCGCCGTCCTGGACCGGCAGGCCGATGTGTAA
- the obgE gene encoding GTPase ObgE: MTTFVDRVELHVAAGNGGHGCASVHREKFKPLGGPDGGNGGRGGDVTLVVDQSVTTLLDYHHHPHRKATNGQPGAGDNRSGKDGQDLVLPVPDGTVVLDRNGEVLADLVGQGTTFVAGQGGRGGLGNAALASARRKAPGFALLGEPGESRDIVLELKTVADVALVGYPSAGKSSLISVLSAAKPKIADYPFTTLVPNLGVVTAGSTVYTVADVPGLIPGASQGRGLGLEFLRHVERCSVLVHVLDTATLESDRDPVSDLDTIEEELKQYGGLEDRPRIVVLNKIDIPDGQDLADMIRPDLEERGYRVFEVSAVARTGLKELSYALAGIIAEARAAKPVEVATRIVIRPKAVDDAGFTVTREADDLYRVRGEKPERWVRQTDFNNDEAVGYLADRLNRLGVEDALMKAGARAGDGVAIGAEDNAVVFDWEPTMAAGAEMLGRRGEDHRLEAPRPAAQRRRDREAERDEAQREFDDFNPF; encoded by the coding sequence ATGACCACCTTCGTGGACCGCGTCGAGCTGCACGTCGCCGCGGGTAACGGAGGCCACGGCTGCGCCTCCGTACACCGTGAGAAGTTCAAACCGCTCGGCGGTCCGGACGGCGGCAACGGCGGCCGCGGCGGCGATGTGACCCTGGTCGTCGACCAGTCCGTCACCACGCTCCTCGACTACCACCACCACCCCCACCGCAAGGCCACCAACGGCCAGCCCGGCGCCGGTGACAACCGCTCCGGCAAGGACGGCCAGGACCTGGTCCTGCCGGTGCCCGACGGCACGGTCGTGCTCGACCGCAACGGCGAGGTGCTCGCCGACCTGGTCGGCCAGGGCACCACGTTCGTCGCCGGTCAGGGCGGTCGTGGTGGCCTCGGCAACGCCGCGCTGGCCTCCGCCCGGCGCAAGGCCCCCGGCTTCGCGCTGCTCGGCGAGCCCGGCGAGTCCCGGGACATCGTCCTGGAGCTCAAGACCGTCGCCGACGTCGCGCTGGTCGGCTACCCGAGCGCCGGCAAGTCCTCGCTGATCTCCGTCCTGTCCGCGGCCAAGCCGAAGATCGCCGACTACCCCTTCACGACCCTCGTCCCGAACCTCGGCGTGGTCACCGCGGGCAGCACCGTGTACACCGTCGCCGACGTGCCGGGCCTGATCCCCGGCGCCAGCCAGGGGCGCGGCCTCGGCCTGGAGTTCCTGCGGCACGTGGAGCGCTGCTCGGTGCTCGTGCACGTACTGGACACGGCGACGCTGGAGTCGGACCGCGACCCGGTCTCCGACCTCGACACGATCGAGGAGGAGCTGAAGCAGTACGGCGGCCTGGAGGACCGGCCCCGCATCGTCGTCCTCAACAAGATCGACATCCCGGACGGCCAGGACCTCGCCGACATGATCCGCCCGGACCTGGAGGAGCGCGGCTACCGCGTCTTCGAGGTGTCCGCCGTGGCCCGTACCGGCCTGAAGGAACTCTCCTACGCCCTCGCGGGCATCATCGCCGAGGCGCGCGCGGCCAAGCCCGTGGAGGTGGCGACCCGCATCGTCATCCGCCCGAAGGCCGTCGACGACGCGGGCTTCACCGTCACCAGGGAGGCGGACGACCTCTACCGGGTGCGCGGCGAGAAGCCGGAACGCTGGGTGCGCCAGACCGACTTCAACAACGACGAGGCCGTCGGCTACCTCGCGGACCGGCTCAACCGCCTCGGCGTCGAGGACGCGCTGATGAAGGCCGGTGCCCGGGCGGGCGACGGCGTGGCCATCGGCGCCGAGGACAACGCCGTCGTCTTCGACTGGGAGCCGACCATGGCCGCGGGCGCGGAGATGCTCGGCCGCCGGGGCGAGGACCACCGGCTCGAGGCGCCGCGCCCGGCGGCGCAGCGCCGCCGCGACCGCGAGGCGGAACGCGACGAGGCACAGCGCGAGTTCGACGACTTCAACCCGTTCTGA